From a region of the Rathayibacter sp. VKM Ac-2804 genome:
- a CDS encoding ABC transporter ATP-binding protein: MYTLTNVTKSYDGAKTKVTALKDVTLTIPDGQMVAIQGPTGGGKSTLLQMLGALDRPTSGTVVLGEHEISSAGDARLAAIRAREVGIVFQSFNLIPTLTALENVETALAPQRIPRAERAERAKAALASVGLADRLDHLPAELSGGQQQRVAIARALVKNPTVLLADEPTGALDEDTRDDIMTLLETLWKDLGLTLVIVTHDSTVARRAQRRLHLKGGHVRDVA; encoded by the coding sequence ATGTACACCCTCACGAACGTCACCAAGAGCTACGACGGAGCGAAGACGAAGGTCACCGCGCTGAAGGACGTCACCCTCACCATCCCGGACGGGCAGATGGTCGCGATCCAGGGACCGACCGGCGGCGGCAAGTCGACGCTGCTGCAGATGCTCGGCGCGCTCGACCGGCCCACCTCGGGCACCGTCGTCCTCGGCGAGCACGAGATCTCCTCGGCGGGCGATGCGCGCCTCGCGGCCATCCGCGCGCGGGAGGTGGGGATCGTCTTCCAGAGCTTCAACCTCATCCCGACGCTCACCGCGCTCGAGAACGTCGAGACGGCCCTCGCTCCGCAGCGCATCCCGCGGGCGGAGCGGGCCGAGCGGGCGAAGGCGGCGCTCGCCTCGGTCGGCCTCGCCGACCGCCTCGACCACCTGCCCGCCGAGCTCTCCGGCGGTCAGCAGCAGCGCGTCGCGATCGCCCGCGCGCTGGTCAAGAACCCGACGGTGCTCCTCGCCGACGAGCCGACCGGCGCCCTCGACGAGGACACCCGCGACGACATCATGACGCTGCTCGAGACCCTCTGGAAGGACCTCGGCCTCACCCTCGTCATCGTCACCCACGACTCCACCGTCGCCCGCCGCGCCCAGCGCCGCCTGCACCTCAAGGGCGGCCACGTCCGCGACGTCGCCTGA
- a CDS encoding FtsX-like permease family protein, translated as MFATYLRRELTNRRRQTMIIAAGMALAIALVILVTSFSAGVRSAQASVLESVYGVGTDITVTQAAAAPTEGEAPGQRFDFGSTDGTTDDGTTSVSQSRLEADRGTTTFDASAVATAQGVTGVSAAIGVLSLNNTTFSGQLPGSSQQGGTDGTADQGAAGTAPAAGEAPTGGPDGAGGSSFGVDSFSVLGLDPAGSAIGPLADVSLTDGRTFTTDDAGQDVVVVDSSYATTAALSVGSTVDIGGTAFSVIGIVTTDSTDASTASDTYIPLDVAQTLSGQAGLISSVYVQAASSEDISSIQTALQTALPDATVSTQADLASSVSGSLSTAGDLVANLGTWLSLLVLAAAFLIAILFTVSGVTRRTREFGTLKAIGWSNGAIVRQVAGESVVQGLIGGTAGIVLGLVGVTIVNLIAPTLSGTSTSTSAMGAGGPGGGFGGGGPGAAQTAAATEVALSLPVTVPVILLAVGLAVLGGLLAGALGGWRASRLRPAAALRSVG; from the coding sequence ATGTTCGCCACCTATCTCCGGCGAGAGCTGACCAACCGCCGCCGGCAGACGATGATCATCGCCGCCGGTATGGCGCTCGCCATCGCCCTCGTGATCCTCGTCACCTCGTTCTCCGCCGGCGTCCGCAGCGCCCAGGCCTCGGTCCTCGAGTCCGTCTACGGCGTCGGCACCGACATCACCGTGACCCAGGCCGCCGCCGCGCCGACGGAGGGCGAGGCCCCCGGCCAGCGCTTCGACTTCGGCTCCACCGACGGCACGACCGACGACGGCACCACCTCCGTCAGCCAGTCACGCCTCGAGGCCGACCGCGGCACGACCACGTTCGACGCCTCGGCCGTCGCCACCGCGCAGGGCGTGACCGGCGTCTCCGCTGCGATCGGCGTTCTCTCGCTGAACAACACCACCTTCAGCGGGCAGCTGCCCGGCTCCTCCCAGCAGGGCGGCACGGACGGCACCGCGGACCAGGGAGCAGCGGGCACCGCTCCGGCGGCCGGCGAGGCGCCCACGGGCGGCCCGGACGGCGCGGGCGGCTCCTCCTTCGGCGTCGACTCCTTCTCGGTGCTCGGCCTCGACCCGGCCGGCTCCGCGATCGGCCCCCTGGCCGACGTGAGCCTCACCGACGGCCGCACCTTCACCACGGACGACGCGGGCCAGGACGTCGTCGTCGTCGACTCCTCCTACGCGACCACGGCCGCGCTGTCCGTCGGCTCGACCGTCGACATCGGCGGAACCGCCTTCAGCGTGATCGGCATCGTCACGACCGACTCCACGGACGCGAGCACCGCCTCCGACACGTACATCCCGCTCGACGTCGCCCAGACCCTCTCCGGCCAGGCCGGCCTGATCTCCTCCGTCTACGTCCAGGCCGCCTCCTCCGAGGACATCTCCTCGATTCAGACCGCCCTGCAGACCGCGCTGCCCGACGCGACCGTCTCGACGCAGGCCGATCTCGCCTCGAGCGTCTCCGGCTCGCTCTCCACCGCGGGCGACCTGGTCGCGAACCTCGGCACCTGGCTCTCGCTGCTGGTCCTCGCCGCCGCGTTCCTGATCGCGATCCTGTTCACCGTCTCGGGCGTCACTCGGCGCACCCGCGAGTTCGGCACGCTCAAGGCCATCGGCTGGAGCAACGGCGCGATCGTGCGCCAGGTGGCCGGCGAGTCGGTCGTCCAGGGGCTGATCGGCGGCACCGCGGGCATCGTCCTCGGGCTCGTCGGCGTCACGATCGTCAATCTGATCGCGCCCACGCTCTCGGGCACCTCCACCAGCACCTCGGCGATGGGCGCCGGTGGTCCCGGCGGCGGCTTCGGCGGAGGCGGCCCCGGCGCCGCGCAGACCGCCGCGGCCACCGAGGTGGCGCTCTCGCTCCCCGTCACCGTGCCGGTGATCCTGCTCGCGGTCGGCCTCGCCGTCCTCGGCGGGCTGCTCGCCGGAGCCCTCGGCGGCTGGCGCGCCTCGCGCCTGCGCCCGGCCGCGGCGCTCCGCTCGGTCGGCTGA